One region of Spirochaetota bacterium genomic DNA includes:
- a CDS encoding acetyl-CoA C-acetyltransferase, translating into MKEVVIVSACRTALGGFNGSFAGIGATKLGAIAIEEAVRRAGFEKKHVNEVIMGMVLPCGYGQNPAKQAAVQAGMPWEAEAITVNKVCGSGLKAVMLGAQAIQAGDAEVVVAGGMENMSMAPYYMEKARFGFRMGDGKILDHMVHDGLWDVVNDFHMGISNELCSEKYNVSREDQDRFAAESYRRAVAAIKSGRFKDEIVPVPIQSKKGEVLFDTDECPVETDYETLAKMRPAFKEGGRGTAGNASIISDGAAAVVLMSREKAKELGLTVRAVVGAQASYGIDMKYVLVAPIWAIPKCLKKEGIAIKDVDLFEVNEAFSGSSVAIERELGLDAAKVNVNGGSVALGHPIGASGCRLLVTLIHELEKRDAHTGLASLCLGGGEAVSLVVRR; encoded by the coding sequence ATGAAAGAAGTGGTCATAGTAAGCGCATGCCGCACAGCGCTTGGTGGCTTTAACGGTTCGTTTGCCGGTATCGGGGCGACAAAACTCGGTGCCATCGCCATCGAGGAGGCGGTGCGTCGCGCGGGCTTCGAGAAAAAGCACGTTAACGAAGTCATAATGGGGATGGTGCTTCCCTGCGGCTACGGCCAGAACCCGGCCAAACAGGCCGCGGTGCAGGCCGGCATGCCCTGGGAGGCCGAAGCGATCACGGTCAACAAGGTCTGCGGCTCGGGCCTCAAGGCCGTGATGCTTGGGGCACAGGCCATTCAGGCCGGCGACGCCGAGGTCGTTGTGGCCGGCGGCATGGAGAACATGAGCATGGCCCCGTACTACATGGAAAAAGCGCGCTTCGGGTTCCGGATGGGTGACGGTAAAATTCTCGACCACATGGTGCACGACGGGCTGTGGGACGTGGTGAACGATTTTCACATGGGTATCTCGAACGAGCTCTGTTCGGAGAAATACAATGTCAGTCGCGAGGACCAGGACCGCTTCGCGGCCGAGTCGTATCGTCGGGCGGTGGCGGCGATAAAGTCGGGGCGCTTTAAGGACGAGATAGTGCCGGTTCCCATACAATCGAAGAAGGGCGAGGTCCTCTTCGATACCGACGAATGTCCCGTTGAAACGGATTACGAGACCCTGGCGAAGATGAGGCCCGCTTTTAAAGAGGGCGGAAGGGGCACGGCGGGTAACGCCTCGATCATAAGCGACGGTGCCGCCGCGGTCGTGCTCATGTCGCGCGAAAAGGCGAAGGAGCTCGGGCTTACGGTGCGCGCCGTGGTGGGTGCTCAGGCCTCGTACGGCATCGACATGAAATACGTGCTGGTTGCGCCGATCTGGGCCATCCCCAAATGCCTTAAGAAAGAAGGAATCGCGATCAAAGATGTGGACCTCTTCGAGGTTAACGAGGCGTTCAGCGGATCGAGCGTGGCGATCGAGAGGGAGCTCGGCCTCGACGCCGCGAAGGTCAACGTGAACGGCGGAAGCGTGGCGCTGGGACACCCCATCGGCGCGAGCGGCTGTCGGTTACTGGTCACGCTCATCCACGAGCTCGAGAAGCGCGACGCGCACACAGGCCTCGCCTCGCTCTGTCTGGGCGGCGGTGAGGCGGTTTCGCTGGTGGTGCGCCGCTAA